A region from the Thermodesulfobacteriota bacterium genome encodes:
- a CDS encoding AAA family ATPase, with protein sequence MITVFRVEGFKSLQKVAIDLGRINIFIGANGSGKSNLLESIGVMGSAAFGSVEPETLRYRGVRPGLPALYKTSFQGQHFRRLISLEAGSNDATYRLGLDNPIRNPSVRWRIASESLEDHGKPVLSRSPRGCRFYDATGRSERITPRQDQTLARLALALTDQEDVTAAQQLMEELTGYAIYSPTTPVLRGIATEEVSRDPLGLTGGGLPEAVQHITRRAEGTIGPFDRDEVWELIEWAEDMAAVPAPQALVSPAVKTAPVVLRFKDRFMRWERSVLSAYDASEGALYVLFLIALSSHERSPPIFAVDNFDHAIHPRLAAALTSMVSQQIVKEGKRQLLATTHNPLVLDGLDLTNDQIRLFAVDRDPAGVTQVSRVQVSEELLAESRKGLPLSRLWLMGRLGGIPRSL encoded by the coding sequence ATGATCACCGTCTTTCGGGTTGAGGGGTTCAAGTCGCTCCAGAAGGTCGCCATTGACCTGGGGCGGATCAATATCTTCATCGGAGCCAACGGCAGCGGCAAGTCCAACCTGCTTGAATCCATAGGCGTGATGGGCTCGGCGGCCTTCGGCTCTGTGGAGCCGGAGACCCTGCGCTACCGGGGGGTGCGGCCGGGCCTGCCAGCGCTCTACAAGACCTCGTTTCAGGGCCAACACTTCCGGAGACTCATCAGCCTGGAGGCTGGCAGCAACGATGCCACCTACCGCCTGGGCCTGGACAACCCGATCAGGAATCCGAGCGTCCGGTGGAGGATCGCCAGCGAATCTCTGGAGGACCACGGCAAGCCCGTCCTTTCCCGGAGCCCCCGGGGGTGCCGGTTCTATGACGCCACCGGGAGGTCCGAGCGCATCACGCCACGCCAGGATCAGACCCTGGCCAGGCTAGCCCTGGCCCTGACCGATCAGGAAGACGTCACTGCCGCCCAGCAGCTCATGGAGGAGCTGACCGGATACGCCATCTACTCCCCGACGACCCCGGTGCTGCGGGGAATTGCCACCGAGGAGGTTTCCCGGGATCCCCTCGGCCTGACCGGCGGCGGTCTGCCTGAGGCCGTGCAGCACATCACCAGAAGAGCGGAAGGCACCATCGGCCCATTCGATCGCGATGAGGTCTGGGAGCTGATCGAATGGGCCGAAGACATGGCCGCCGTGCCCGCACCTCAGGCCCTGGTCTCGCCGGCGGTCAAGACCGCCCCTGTGGTTCTGCGCTTCAAGGACCGATTCATGCGCTGGGAAAGGTCAGTCCTTTCGGCCTATGACGCCAGCGAGGGGGCGCTGTACGTCCTGTTCCTCATCGCCCTGTCGAGCCATGAGCGATCCCCACCCATCTTTGCGGTGGACAACTTCGACCATGCCATCCACCCCCGCCTGGCTGCCGCCCTCACCAGCATGGTCTCCCAGCAGATCGTGAAGGAGGGCAAGCGCCAGCTCCTGGCCACCACCCACAATCCCCTGGTGCTGGACGGCCTCGATCTGACCAACGATCAGATCCGGCTTTTCGCGGTGGACCGGGATCCCGCCGGCGTCACGCAGGTAAGCCGGGTCCAGGTCAGCGAGGAGCTCCTGGCCGAGTCCCGGAAAGGCCTGCCCCTTTCCCGACTCTGGCTCATGGGCAGGCTGGGCGGTATCCCCCGATCCTTGTGA